The following are encoded in a window of Streptomyces sp. 11x1 genomic DNA:
- a CDS encoding TauD/TfdA family dioxygenase → MTRYVLNDTETAAIGALADRVRDELEGWDPLLHVDRIRAESERLPVGLRQFLAMARTSEEAVIQVANLPVDPQLVPTPASWQVAEKEAAAVREELVLLLVAGALGDPFAWASQQNGRLVHDVCPSRGQEASLTSASSETALTLHTEDVFHACRGDYVALMCLRNPDQVGTTVASLDRVALPAHLRKVLQEDRFRFYPDDSHVPEPRYAQGQPLGRDARPHEVAPVLFGPRDTPYLRIDGDFTEALPGDTEAEQALRECVDLLDAAAERIVLEAGELAFLDNYQVVHGRDVFVPRYDGTDRWLKRTSVVRDLRRTYVHTRSRTRVLG, encoded by the coding sequence ATGACTCGCTATGTCCTGAACGACACTGAGACAGCGGCGATCGGCGCCCTGGCGGACCGAGTGCGGGACGAACTCGAGGGCTGGGACCCCTTGCTCCACGTCGACCGGATCAGAGCGGAGTCGGAGCGGCTGCCGGTGGGCCTACGTCAGTTCCTGGCCATGGCCCGGACCTCGGAAGAGGCCGTCATCCAGGTGGCGAACCTTCCCGTCGACCCACAGCTCGTACCTACCCCGGCCAGCTGGCAGGTGGCCGAGAAGGAGGCGGCAGCGGTCCGTGAGGAACTGGTGCTGCTGCTGGTTGCGGGCGCGCTCGGTGATCCCTTCGCCTGGGCCAGCCAGCAAAACGGCCGTCTGGTCCACGACGTGTGCCCCTCTCGCGGCCAGGAGGCCTCGCTGACCAGTGCGAGCAGCGAGACCGCGCTGACCCTGCACACGGAGGACGTCTTTCACGCCTGCCGGGGCGACTACGTGGCTCTGATGTGCTTGCGCAACCCCGACCAGGTGGGGACGACGGTTGCGAGCCTGGACCGCGTCGCACTGCCGGCGCACCTGCGAAAGGTGCTCCAGGAGGACCGGTTCCGGTTCTACCCCGACGACTCGCACGTACCCGAACCGAGGTATGCCCAGGGCCAGCCGCTGGGCCGGGACGCACGCCCGCACGAGGTGGCGCCGGTTCTGTTCGGCCCCCGCGACACTCCGTACCTGCGCATCGACGGGGACTTCACCGAGGCGCTGCCGGGCGACACGGAGGCAGAGCAGGCGCTGCGGGAGTGCGTGGACCTGCTGGACGCGGCGGCCGAGCGGATCGTGCTGGAGGCGGGTGAGCTCGCCTTCCTCGACAACTACCAGGTGGTGCACGGCCGGGACGTCTTCGTACCCCGGTACGACGGCACGGATCGCTGGCTGAAGCGGACAAGCGTGGTGCGGGATCTGAGGCGGACGTATGTGCACACGCGGAGCCGTACCCGAGTCCTGGGCTGA